Proteins from one Streptomyces caniferus genomic window:
- a CDS encoding SRPBCC family protein, with protein sequence MGQVEAITQREIAADPEDVFDALADYSGTRPQLLPEHFSEYEVREGGDGKGTLVHWKLQAASKRVRDCLLEVDEPTDGQLVEKDRNSSMVTTWVVTPAGEKRAKVVVTTTWQGAGGIGGFFERTFAPKGLGRIYGSILDNLAAHVTK encoded by the coding sequence ATGGGGCAGGTCGAGGCCATCACGCAGCGCGAGATCGCGGCGGACCCGGAGGACGTGTTCGACGCGCTCGCCGACTACTCCGGCACGCGCCCGCAGCTGCTGCCCGAGCACTTCAGCGAGTACGAGGTCCGTGAGGGCGGCGACGGCAAGGGCACCCTCGTCCACTGGAAGCTCCAGGCCGCGAGCAAGCGGGTGCGCGACTGCCTGCTGGAGGTCGACGAGCCGACCGACGGCCAGCTCGTGGAGAAGGACCGCAACTCCTCGATGGTGACCACCTGGGTCGTCACCCCGGCCGGCGAGAAGCGCGCCAAGGTCGTCGTCACCACCACCTGGCAGGGCGCCGGCGGTATCGGCGGCTTCTTCGAGCGGACCTTCGCCCCCAAGGGCCTGGGCCGGATCTACGGCAGCATCCTGGACAACCTCGCCGCCCACGTGACGAAGTGA
- a CDS encoding Rv2578c family radical SAM protein — translation MRWDNLGDSPSALFGADVVSRTIDTPEFRGITFHEVRARSIVNRVPGASRMPFEWTVNPYRGCSHACVYCFARKTHGYLDLDTGQDFDSQIVVKVNAPELLRRELGGRRWRGDHIAMGTNVDCYQRAEGRYRLMPGIITALRDYANPFSILTKGTLVLRDLALLQQAAEVTDVGISVSVGFLDRELWRTVEPGTPAPERRLDVVRTLTAHGIPCGVLMAPVIPFLGDAPDQLRATVRAIAEAGAGSVTPLVLHLRPGAREWFMAWLERHHPHLVRRYRTMYGDGAYAPTWYQRQITRQVHEFAAEYGIGPSRSGAARKIPLPDAAPGPAGAPGEDRPDAPAEPTQLTLI, via the coding sequence ATGCGCTGGGACAATCTCGGCGACAGCCCGTCCGCGCTGTTCGGTGCGGACGTCGTCAGCCGGACGATCGACACCCCCGAATTCCGCGGGATCACCTTTCATGAAGTGCGGGCCCGCTCGATCGTGAACCGGGTCCCCGGCGCCTCCCGGATGCCGTTCGAATGGACCGTGAATCCGTACCGCGGCTGCAGCCACGCCTGTGTGTACTGCTTCGCGCGCAAGACGCACGGCTATCTCGACCTGGACACCGGGCAGGACTTCGACTCCCAGATCGTGGTGAAGGTCAACGCTCCCGAGCTGCTGCGCCGCGAGCTGGGCGGGCGGCGCTGGCGCGGCGACCACATAGCCATGGGGACGAACGTCGACTGCTACCAGCGCGCCGAGGGCCGCTACCGCCTGATGCCCGGCATCATCACGGCGCTGCGCGACTACGCCAACCCGTTCTCGATCCTCACCAAGGGCACGCTCGTCCTGCGGGACCTGGCGCTGCTCCAGCAGGCCGCCGAGGTCACCGACGTCGGCATCTCCGTCTCCGTCGGCTTCCTGGACCGCGAACTGTGGCGCACGGTCGAGCCCGGCACCCCCGCCCCGGAGCGCCGGCTGGACGTGGTGCGCACGCTCACCGCGCACGGCATCCCGTGCGGCGTGCTGATGGCGCCGGTGATCCCCTTCCTCGGGGACGCGCCGGACCAGCTGCGGGCCACCGTGCGCGCCATCGCCGAGGCCGGCGCCGGCTCCGTCACCCCGCTCGTGCTGCATCTGCGGCCCGGGGCCCGTGAGTGGTTCATGGCGTGGCTGGAGCGCCACCACCCGCATCTGGTGCGGCGCTACCGGACGATGTACGGCGACGGCGCCTACGCCCCCACGTGGTACCAGCGCCAGATCACCCGCCAGGTCCATGAATTCGCCGCGGAGTACGGCATCGGACCCTCCCGGTCCGGCGCGGCCCGCAAGATCCCCTTGCCGGATGCCGCCCCCGGTCCGGCCGGCGCCCCCGGCGAGGACCGGCCCGACGCGCCCGCGGAACCCACCCAGTTGACCCTGATCTGA
- a CDS encoding GNAT family N-acetyltransferase: MTEADIDAVSAVRVRGWQAAYRGLMPQAYLDAMTVAADAERRRSWFGRRSPEVADLVAERDGEVVGWACVGPARDPDIAPGPLELPAPRPTAGELLALYVSPVLIGTGVGRALLAAGTARARASGYLALYLWVVRGNTRALRFYERAGFVPDGAQEAYEVGGRSVPELRYRRPLTPEPEPPPPPVPSPRSGP, encoded by the coding sequence ATGACCGAGGCCGATATCGACGCGGTCTCGGCGGTGCGGGTCCGCGGCTGGCAGGCCGCCTACCGCGGGCTGATGCCGCAGGCGTATCTGGACGCGATGACTGTGGCGGCGGACGCGGAGCGACGGCGGTCGTGGTTCGGGCGCCGATCGCCCGAGGTGGCGGATCTGGTGGCCGAGCGGGACGGCGAGGTCGTCGGATGGGCGTGCGTCGGGCCGGCCCGGGACCCCGATATCGCCCCGGGGCCCCTGGAGTTGCCGGCACCGCGGCCGACCGCGGGCGAGCTGCTCGCCCTCTACGTGTCGCCCGTCCTGATCGGCACCGGCGTGGGGCGGGCGCTGCTGGCCGCCGGCACCGCCCGCGCACGGGCGAGCGGCTACCTCGCGCTGTATCTGTGGGTGGTACGCGGCAACACCCGCGCCCTGCGGTTCTACGAACGGGCCGGTTTCGTGCCGGACGGGGCGCAGGAGGCGTACGAGGTGGGCGGCCGCAGTGTCCCCGAGCTGCGCTACCGGCGCCCGCTGACGCCCGAACCGGAACCGCCGCCGCCACCGGTCCCCTCCCCCCGCTCCGGGCCCTGA
- a CDS encoding HEAT repeat domain-containing protein: MEEEFHELTDRVRAELRSPQDLVAYERLLGLARKNTPAGREELARMLVAVERPLWAREIAAFILGCAGDKRAFETLVLLLNYRDPVRCATAAHALGRLGDPRTARAAAALATNPLRTAYALHPVRLLAELRAPQSVPALIATLERLLTPHNPYWRVALACVEGLGALGDRRAVPALTAAVAHPRLAAAAAASLARLGVHEDVPAEAGTGAVGDGGPGQGPERGEGTGGGGGSGSGVSGRR; this comes from the coding sequence ATGGAAGAGGAATTCCACGAGTTGACGGACCGGGTGCGGGCCGAACTCCGCTCCCCACAGGATCTGGTCGCCTACGAACGGTTGCTGGGGCTGGCCCGCAAGAACACCCCGGCCGGGCGGGAGGAACTGGCCCGGATGCTGGTCGCCGTCGAACGTCCGCTGTGGGCCAGGGAGATCGCCGCCTTCATCCTCGGCTGCGCCGGCGACAAGCGGGCCTTCGAGACGCTCGTCCTGCTGCTGAACTACCGCGACCCGGTGCGCTGCGCCACCGCCGCCCACGCCCTGGGCCGCCTGGGCGACCCCCGTACCGCCCGCGCCGCCGCCGCGCTCGCTACCAACCCGCTGCGCACCGCCTACGCCCTGCACCCCGTCCGGCTGCTCGCCGAACTCCGCGCACCGCAGTCCGTGCCCGCGCTGATCGCGACCCTGGAGCGGCTGCTGACCCCGCACAACCCCTACTGGCGGGTGGCGCTCGCCTGTGTCGAGGGGCTGGGCGCACTGGGCGACCGGCGCGCGGTCCCCGCGCTCACCGCGGCCGTCGCCCATCCCCGGCTGGCGGCCGCGGCGGCGGCATCGCTGGCACGGCTGGGGGTGCACGAGGACGTACCGGCGGAGGCCGGTACCGGGGCGGTGGGAGACGGCGGGCCGGGTCAGGGCCCGGAGCGGGGGGAGGGGACCGGTGGCGGCGGCGGTTCCGGTTCGGGCGTCAGCGGGCGCCGGTAG
- a CDS encoding 3-hydroxyacyl-CoA dehydrogenase family protein gives MGPQSTPDLSTEASPLSLSTVAVVGLGTMGTGIAEVLTRAGREVIGIDTDEAAARNAVTALEAATTRAVQRERITERERQDILARFRTFTDLQAAADADLVIEVVPEDYELKRQVFAGLDAVVRPDTILATGTNALSVTRLAADSQRPERVLGVHFFNPAPAMKLVEVVSSVLTAPTAVAAVTELAHALGKDPIAVGDRAGFVADGLLFGYLNQAAAMYESKYATREDIDAAMRLGCGLPMGPLALLDLIGVDTARTVLEAMYADSQDRLHAPAPILGQLAEAGLTGRKAGRGFYTYDAPGGSTVVPDAESPADADELAGGRTVSSVGVAGSGTMASGIAEVFAKAGFKVVLAARSPEKAEKAKARIAKSLGRSVDKGRLSAEARDTALAAITPAGSLDAFADVDLAVEAVAEDLAVKQELFKTLDKVCKPGAVLATTTSSLPVVACARATSRPEDVIGMHFFNPAPAMKLVEVVRTVLTADDVHATVRAVCAKVRKHPVDCGDRAGFIVNALLFPYLNNAIKMVEEHYATLDDIDAAMKLGGGYPMGPFELLDVVGLDVSLAIEKVLHAEFRDPGLAPAPLLEHLVAAGCLGRKTGRGFREYARR, from the coding sequence ATGGGCCCTCAGTCCACCCCAGATCTCTCAACTGAAGCCTCCCCCCTGTCCCTTTCCACCGTGGCCGTCGTCGGCCTGGGCACCATGGGTACCGGTATCGCCGAGGTGCTGACCCGGGCCGGCCGCGAGGTCATCGGTATCGACACCGACGAGGCCGCGGCCCGCAACGCCGTCACGGCCCTCGAAGCCGCCACCACCCGCGCCGTGCAGCGCGAGCGGATCACCGAACGGGAGCGGCAGGACATCCTGGCCCGGTTCCGCACCTTCACCGATCTGCAGGCCGCCGCGGACGCCGATCTCGTCATCGAGGTCGTGCCCGAGGACTACGAGCTCAAGCGGCAGGTCTTCGCCGGGCTCGACGCCGTGGTCCGCCCGGACACCATCCTGGCCACCGGCACCAACGCGCTGTCCGTGACCCGCCTGGCCGCCGATTCGCAGCGCCCCGAGCGGGTGCTCGGTGTGCACTTCTTCAACCCCGCACCGGCCATGAAGCTGGTCGAGGTGGTCTCCTCCGTGCTCACCGCGCCGACCGCGGTCGCCGCCGTCACGGAGCTGGCCCACGCCCTGGGCAAGGACCCGATCGCGGTGGGTGACCGCGCCGGCTTCGTCGCGGACGGCCTGCTGTTCGGCTATCTGAACCAGGCCGCGGCGATGTACGAGTCCAAGTACGCCACCCGCGAGGACATCGACGCCGCGATGCGGCTCGGCTGCGGTCTGCCCATGGGCCCGCTGGCGCTGCTCGACCTGATCGGCGTGGACACCGCGCGGACGGTCCTGGAGGCGATGTACGCCGACTCCCAGGACCGGCTGCACGCCCCCGCGCCGATCCTGGGCCAGCTGGCCGAGGCGGGGCTGACCGGCCGCAAGGCGGGCCGCGGCTTCTACACGTACGACGCCCCGGGCGGCAGCACGGTCGTGCCGGACGCGGAGAGCCCGGCGGACGCCGATGAGCTCGCCGGCGGGCGCACGGTCAGCAGCGTCGGCGTGGCCGGCTCCGGGACGATGGCCAGCGGTATCGCGGAGGTCTTCGCCAAGGCGGGCTTCAAGGTCGTGCTGGCCGCCCGCAGCCCGGAGAAGGCGGAGAAGGCCAAGGCCAGGATCGCCAAGTCGCTGGGCCGCTCCGTGGACAAGGGCCGGCTGAGCGCCGAGGCCCGGGACACCGCGCTGGCGGCGATCACGCCGGCCGGGTCGCTGGACGCGTTCGCTGACGTGGACCTCGCGGTCGAGGCGGTGGCCGAGGACCTGGCGGTCAAGCAGGAGCTGTTCAAGACCCTGGACAAGGTCTGCAAGCCGGGCGCCGTCCTGGCCACCACCACCTCGTCGCTGCCGGTCGTGGCCTGCGCCCGCGCCACCTCGCGCCCCGAGGACGTCATCGGGATGCACTTCTTCAACCCGGCGCCCGCCATGAAGCTGGTGGAGGTGGTCCGGACGGTCCTGACGGCCGACGATGTCCACGCCACCGTGCGGGCGGTCTGCGCCAAGGTCCGCAAGCACCCCGTGGACTGCGGCGACCGGGCCGGATTCATCGTGAACGCGCTGCTGTTCCCGTACTTGAACAACGCGATCAAGATGGTCGAGGAGCACTACGCGACCCTGGACGACATCGACGCCGCCATGAAGCTCGGCGGCGGGTACCCGATGGGCCCGTTCGAACTCCTCGACGTGGTCGGCCTGGACGTCTCCCTGGCCATCGAGAAGGTGCTGCACGCGGAGTTCCGCGATCCCGGGCTGGCCCCGGCGCCGCTGCTGGAGCACCTCGTCGCCGCGGGCTGCCTCGGCCGCAAGACCGGCCGCGGCTTCCGTGAGTACGCCCGGCGCTGA